The proteins below are encoded in one region of Aquisphaera giovannonii:
- a CDS encoding WD40 repeat domain-containing protein — MFSFQIPTDRVDYLQVAFAAIGPGLVVRWGTQFTPYTVSTWDAPGSPSGWKLTAPALCLSPDGEWASAYDKGSGEVRVTRVGEGKPSAVVGRGVGAGNVWTAVAPGGSAVAWKDDSYTVVHALPGGEPVARVKSGWGVDLRFSAGGRWLTERGERVFRVFARESNHKVFARIPAARFILGEVTEGLTAVVTTEKDEVTVWDLGRKAATATLSGGGSVSALALSADGRRVLTGTTDGELALWDADGVRLQRYDWEVGVPIAAAFSRDGTRAAIGGMIGRIVVWDIED, encoded by the coding sequence ATGTTCTCTTTCCAGATCCCCACAGACCGGGTCGATTACTTGCAGGTGGCGTTCGCGGCGATCGGGCCGGGCCTGGTCGTGCGCTGGGGCACCCAGTTCACCCCGTACACCGTCTCCACCTGGGACGCCCCCGGCTCGCCGTCCGGCTGGAAGTTGACGGCCCCCGCGCTTTGCCTGTCGCCCGACGGAGAATGGGCATCCGCCTACGACAAGGGCTCCGGGGAGGTCAGGGTGACCCGGGTCGGCGAGGGGAAGCCGTCGGCCGTCGTGGGTCGCGGCGTTGGGGCCGGCAACGTCTGGACGGCCGTCGCCCCGGGCGGGTCGGCGGTGGCCTGGAAGGACGACTCGTACACGGTCGTGCACGCGCTGCCCGGGGGCGAGCCGGTCGCCCGCGTGAAGTCCGGCTGGGGGGTGGATCTGCGTTTCTCGGCCGGCGGCCGATGGCTCACCGAGCGGGGCGAGCGGGTGTTCCGCGTGTTCGCCCGGGAGAGCAATCACAAGGTCTTCGCCCGAATCCCGGCGGCCCGCTTCATCCTGGGCGAGGTCACGGAGGGGCTCACGGCCGTCGTCACCACGGAGAAAGACGAGGTAACCGTCTGGGACCTCGGCCGGAAGGCGGCGACGGCCACCCTCTCGGGAGGAGGATCGGTCTCCGCCCTGGCGCTTTCCGCCGACGGTCGTCGCGTGCTCACCGGCACCACCGACGGCGAGCTGGCGTTGTGGGACGCGGACGGCGTCCGCCTGCAACGATACGACTGGGAGGTCGGCGTGCCGATCGCGGCCGCGTTCTCCCGGGACGGGACCCGGGCCGCGATCGGCGGTATGATCGGGCGGATCGTGGTCTGGGACATCGAGGACTGA